CAATGACCGGCCGGTCGGTCTGGGCCCTGCTAAACGCATACTATGCAGTGCTCCGCGAGACCGCATTCCGGCCCACGCAGATCATCATCCTGTCCGAGACCGAGCACGCGGGTCAGATTCCGGTCGTGAAGAACGGGCTTAAAATTCTTTCAGACGGGTACAAGATCAACCCTCAAGTGGATGTGGAGCAGGTCCCGACCGGGGATTTCATCGAAGCGGGCAGGAAAATCTCCGCACGGATAAGGGCCGGTAAAGAACAGGGGAGCAGGGTTGCCATCGATATCACACCGGGCCGGAAAGCGCTGGTGGCCGGGGCGCTCATCCCGCTTGCCAGCCTTTCTGTGGATCACGTCTTCTACCTCCAGATCGCCTCCACAGACGATGCTGCAAAACCCTACATGATGATCCCGCTCGCGTCCCAGCAGCTCAAGGATCTTTGTGCCACATCCCCGCAGGTGGTACCATGACACAGGAAGAGCAGATCTTCATCCACGAACTCCCCCTGCTGCTCAATTACCTGGAATCCTCCCTGTCGGTGTCGTATCCCCTCTACGAATTCGACCTTTTTTCCGCGAGACCTGATGGCAATGTATACCTGCTTGGTGGTTTTGGGTCCCGCGAAATGTTCGAAGATGCCCGTGCATCATGTGGCACTACAGCACAGGAGATGCCGGCGTTCAATGACCTCCTGTCCTGCCTGATGAACAGCGGGATCCTTCCGTATGCCAACAGGGATGCATTTGAGGAAAAACTGCGCATGTACAACCAGCTGAAGAAAGGCGTGCGGTTCGGGCCTGATACGAATGTCTTTTACCATGGCCTGCCGCTCAATGCCGGCATCGACCCGGCAGCATTTCTGCTGGTTGATACGGTCAAAAACGAGATTGAGTCCTCGATGAATTACAAGTACTCCCCGAAACAGATCGCCGATTTTAAGCGCACCGCACGGTACCAGAAGCAGCTGCTGGACGAGCTGGTCAATGCCAGGACCAAGCGGGCGCGTCTGGCAGCCCACCTCGCACTCCCCCAGTTCAGAGCCATCCGGGACCGGGCCACTATGGTGCCCGCCCTGGAACCGTCATCGTCTGACAAAGAGGCAAACGATCTCATCATCGTCAGATCGCTCAAAGCATTTGAAAAGGAAAAGTTCGCCCTTCCGGTGATGCTGACTGCTGACCGGAACCTTGCAACGCTCTGCGATGCGGAGGGCGTTGAGCATTTCCTCTTTGAGATGCCTGCTGCCATCGGAAAACCCCACTGTACTCCGGCAGCATTTACGAACCTGCTGGCAACCCTCGCGGGAGTCCTGGGGTTCATCCAGTGCAACTCGGCCGTCATCTTCGGGGAGTACCGGGGAAAAGGCGGCAGGAGTGATGAACTGAAAGTACAGTTCCTCAACGAAACGCTTATTGAACCGTTCAGGAAGGATCTCACCATATGCCGGAAGCTGCAGGCACTCAACATCGCCATATAACCGCGGTCATCTTCGATATGGACAACACCCTGTTTGACTTTGTCGAAGCCAAGCTCATCTCGTGTGCGGCAGTCATTGCCTACCTGAATGTTCCCGTTGAACCCGTGGTGCTGCTCAGATATTTCCTCCGCCCGGCTCACGGGTTCGAGGACCATGAGAACATCCGGGACTTCCTCCGTGACAACGACTGCAACTCAGAGACCGCATTCGCCCGGTG
Above is a genomic segment from Methanoregula sp. containing:
- a CDS encoding PIN domain-containing protein, whose protein sequence is MTQEEQIFIHELPLLLNYLESSLSVSYPLYEFDLFSARPDGNVYLLGGFGSREMFEDARASCGTTAQEMPAFNDLLSCLMNSGILPYANRDAFEEKLRMYNQLKKGVRFGPDTNVFYHGLPLNAGIDPAAFLLVDTVKNEIESSMNYKYSPKQIADFKRTARYQKQLLDELVNARTKRARLAAHLALPQFRAIRDRATMVPALEPSSSDKEANDLIIVRSLKAFEKEKFALPVMLTADRNLATLCDAEGVEHFLFEMPAAIGKPHCTPAAFTNLLATLAGVLGFIQCNSAVIFGEYRGKGGRSDELKVQFLNETLIEPFRKDLTICRKLQALNIAI